The window ACAATCCTATTGTCTGCCGGATTAGATAAACTCACTCCTCTCCCCCACCCCCTTCATATCTCTTGCCAGACAAGAGACGACGCACGCCATTGACGACCGAGTCGCGCAACACGCAACGACCAGCTGTCATCATGAAGTCCGCCATTTTTACGTCAGCCgtcctcgcggcggccgctGTCGCTCAGCctcacggccacggccatggaGGCCGCAAGCACCAGCATGACGCTCGCGCTCACGTCGTCGAATGGGTGACACTGACGGtcacggagtacatggaatCTACCACGACCCGCTTCATCATGCCCGGCGAAAAGGCCGACCCTACACCGGCGCCTGATGCCAAACCACAGCCTCCTCCTGCGGCACCCCCCGTCGCAATTCCTGAGGCCCCCAAGCAGGAGCCCGTCCAGGAAGCCGCGAAAAATCCCGAAGCACCGCCCCAGCCGTCAGTCTCGCCCACTCCGCCACCCAAACAGCCTGATACCCCTGCGCCCGCGGCCAAGCCTGTCTATAAACCTCCCCCTCCGGTGCAGGCTcccgctcctgctcctgctcctgctcccgCTCCTGCTCCCGCTCCGGCCGCGGAGAACAAGAGTGCCGCTCCCAGCACGGGCGGCGCAGGTTCTTACTCCGGCCCTCTCACATACTACGCCGTTGGCCTGGGCGCTTGTGGTTacaccgacaccgacaccgAGAACATCATCGCCCTCTCCGTCCCCATGTACGGCTCGGGTGGTCGTTGCAACAGCAAAATCACCATCACGGCCAACGGCAAGAGCGTTCAGGCTGTCGTCCGGGACAAGTGCATGGGCTGCGAGCCGACACACATCGATGCCAGCCAGAATGTCTGGAAGGAGCTCGGCCTCAGTCTGGACATTGGCAAAACCACCGTCAGCTGGTCGTTCAACTAAACAAGCAAAGGCACTACGCCAGCAGGCGTTTTGTGTGGCCAAACCCGACCGGTTTCGCTCTTTCTGTCGATTTGGCCAGAGTTTGATGACCTCGAGGCCGTTTTGAATGACGTTATGACATGGTGGGGATTCTTTTCTTAGGGATTCTTTTCTTAGACAATTTTATGTGCACATGTATAAGCAGGTATCCCCCGCCATGGGGCGATACTTGTGGACATGGATGGGTACACAACGTACACTTGCTCGTTGCAGTACATTGAGATATTgaaaacaaaaaaaaaacaggCAAGCAATTGTGGTTTGTTACTCTCTTGGAAACGTTGCGCAAGTCGCCACTTCATAGGAGCAGAGCCCCCGAGGGGTCATTTATCATTCCTGTACATAGATAGATAAATGGAGGGCAGACAAGTTAACTGCCCTTACCTATGAAAATGCACTTTTTCTCTTCTGCAGCTGACTGTACAATCGACCAAGTCATGAATTTCCAATTGTCTCGTCCGCGCGGTGCTGattattacttgcttacttggCCGACTCCTCATCTGCCACAAACAAGCCTCAGGCGGTTACTGCGCCGCTGaatacttgcttacttgACTGTAGTCCGCACTCCGTtcttacagtaatactttcCCAATCCACCAGCCCCCTGGGTGGGGCGGGTCTTGGTTGCTGGGTTGGGTGACGAACAAGAGTGTGAGACAACTGCAGCTCAGCAGCAACATGGGTGATGCGGCGTCTAAGCACCCTCAACCCTCAGCCCCCCAACGACACATCGACCGAGACTTGGAACGGCCAAGGTGGCCTACACGGGCCTGGGTGTGCGCATCGAATACCATGGTGCTTTTCCCTCCGGCGGTTAGACGAGACAGCCAACGAGTGTCCTGAATCATGACCCCCTGCGCCTGTGTTCTCGTGGACCCCCGATGCTGAGCGGCTGAGGAAACCAGAAAAGGGCAGCAGAGACGCTCGCTCGGCTTAGGCGGTGCCGTTCGGTCACAGGAAGCTCAGGAGCTCCTCGATATAACGCCTCGTATCAACGCCGATCCCCTGCGCGAGCCTGCGTGCCGCGTCTGCTCCGccaccgcctccgcctccttcgTCCACCGACCCGCGGAAGCTGGAGTGGTCGCTGGCCCGACGAATGAGGAATACCTCCTTCGCCACGGGCGGCAAGCCCTtcccgtcatcgtcgccgccgcgcttgCTTCTGCCTGCAtcggacgacggggagggcGAAGGGGAATGGGAAGCGGAGGCTTCGTAGATGACCGGCAGATTGCTGCGGACCTCGGGTCGAGAGAGGAGGCGCGTCCACACGAGCCACCAGCCACGGTTCGTCTTTTGCGTACGCTCCAGATCGCCGGGACAAGACTGGGTCGCCAGATGGATGCTGAGCAGGTGAAGGTGGGTGttgacggcatcggcacGGGACCAACAGTCGGAGCGGACAAGCTCGGGTATGTTGGGAATGGTGGAGTGAAGGGTCAGCGTGAGCGGGTCCCAGACGAGGTTGTAGATGCTATTCGACGAACCCGAAGCATCCGGTTTCTCGGGACGATACTTGGTCGATGCGAGCAGCGGCTTCATGAGCGGCGCAAGTTGGCCATGCAAGGAACGGTACAAGGCATCCCAGGCAAGCGAGTCGGTGTGGAGGCGAAAAAATAAGGCAAAGATGAGGGGGCGGTTGACGTAAACGACGGCGCGCAGCTTCTCGGTCTTGCTACAGTCTCGAGAGCAATAGGACGCGAGCATGCTGCCGGTGGCTCGTGACGGTGCACGGGCGCCGGTCGAATGAGCAGTGCCCTCGGCGATTCCGGCCTCGGCCCGGTCCGTGGCGGTGTCGCTTTCGAGTTCGACATGGACCGTTCGCAAGACAGTTCGTGAGTTGGACTCGGCCTCGGAGTTGGActcggccgcggcagcctcgaggtCGCCACGGGAGCGCTCTTCAATGTCCCCCTTGAGGCCGATGAGATAGTAGCCAACAgactcgtcggccggcaaaCGGGCCGATGGTTCCTTGGATGGGTGCGCCTGTGACTGTTCATCAGACTTGGCCGTGGCCTGCTCGGCCAGCACCTTCGTGGGCTCGCTTGCGGACGATTCAGCGGAGCCGGTACCATATATGGTCCAGTATGATCCGTAGCCAAGCTTCATGTAGTTGAGCATCCTATCGAGCTTGCCgtcctccgcctccttccgcggcggcgactggGCTGGCGCCTCCTTTGGGGGCgggggagacgacgaggcagctGCTGTCCCCGTCCTTGGCTCGGCTGCCTTTGACTTGATGTCGTGGGAGCCGTGGGAGACGTGTCTGGCCTTGTTCCTGCGAATCGACGTCGGGCACTGGAAGACGCCGTAGGCGTGCTCTCCCCACGTGTACAGGTCCTCCATCCAGTGGGTCACATCCCGCAGCGACTTGCTGGACagggcgccggtgccgaggaagatggctccgtcgacggcgtctggCTCTCGTCCTGTGCCTAACCATGGTTGGTCCTGCCCTTTGTCCGCCTGTTTCGGGTCTTCGGAGGCGAGATCGGTTCCAAACTTGGaaacgacgaggtcgacgaggccctcgacCCTGCCGGGAAGCCCCTCGAGCACGTCCCGCTCCCCGCTTCCCCGGTCCTCCTCTCCAACTCctacgccgagctcgcccgaggcggccaagttGATGCCGCCAAAGACGCTGCGCGCCGGATTTCCGTGCAACATGACATTCCAGGTGGAGAGGAACAGGTCCCAGTAACGGCCCAGCAGGGCGACGAACTTTGCCCGTCGGCATCGCACAAAGAGCGCGCCGAGGGACGAGTCGTGGTGCAAGAGGAACTGGCTGTGGGCCCGGAGGAGGTCCCGGAGGAGCAGGGCGGCCGGTTTCATTTCCTTTGTCGAGTGCTCGAACCTCTCCTCCTGACGGCGGTCGTTCTTGGTCGGCAGCCGGGGCGGCAGCGGGGCCTTGGACAGGTCGATGCTCTGGCAGTGACGGAACGGTCAGGTCAGGTCAGCCGATGGACGGCGCGAGCAAGCATCGCTTCCTTGGGTTGGGAGCCTCTCACGGCCAGGATCCACCATCCAGCCTCCAGCTCGTGCATGATGACCTTTGACGTCTCGGTatcgatgacgtcgacggaggCGCCGTTGGAAAAGTCGCGGCTAAAGCTGGCCATGCCCTGGGCGAGGCCGATCTGGCGGAGGCGCTCGTTGCGCTCCTCCTGGGAGATGGACTCGATCGGACGGGTGCGCGACCGCCGTCGCTTGGAGGCCTGTGTCGTGACGGAGGAGTAGTAGACGAtctggtcgtcgacggtctCGTCCGTCATGCCGAGAGAAGGGTTGAAGatggcgaggaagccgagtCGGGCTGGGACGATGCCGCCTGACGGGGCAGCTGCTGAagtcgaggccatggcggcgagctgcaTGGCCAGGATCAGCTTCCAAGGGGGTCGGGGCGCAAGGGCGAAATGGCGGGATACTGGACGTACTCGTGCGGCATCGCGGAGCGTTGGGAGAGAGCGCAGAGCGAGCGTGAGATGGAAGTCAGCGGGAGCGAAGTGAGAGTGAAGTGGGGTGGCGACGTCGTCACGatgatgtacttgtagctacGAACTACCCTGCATGGTATGAGGGTATTGGCCAGAGTCGTCGTACGTCACCGAACCATCAAATACCCTCGGGAGGCGGCAACTCTGCATTTGTTAAATAACCAGCAGTACGGTCACAGCTTTCTGCCATGTGGCATCCAGCTACAGTAAGTCGACGAACCAAGGAACAATTCATGCGCCTTTCGCCGAGGTTGGTACGCAGCTATGTGTCGTGCTAACAAGCTACACCTTATATTGCGCTACATAGGCCGTCAATTAGCTAGTAACTTAGGTGggcatgtatggagtacatgttagCAACATGGCATGCCCGCTTCCCCGGTGCGTGGGAGACGCTCATACCCAACTCCGCTATCAAATGGAAGAGTACCGTGCCTTTAGCACGCAGTCACCATGTGCTATTCTCGGCGTCTTGGGTACCTAGGCAGGGACCTGTATCAACACAGTGCAATCATGAGAAGAGAGTTGGTGACATACGAGCTACGTTTGCACTGTAGGGTAGATGTAGttctgctccgtactccgtacatgtataatTAGTTACTTAGCAATTGCTTGGTTACTATGGAGAATGGCTCGTTgagagtactccgcacaatgtatttattactgtactgtgctccggacatgtactccgttctccgtacagtacagagttGTAGTGCCGATACATTGCTTGTCCAAGTCCCGTTCCCACTAACTCGACCTGAGCCCCGGCGCTGACCAACCCCTCGACCGCGGCCCCGCTGGCTAGCAAAAACTGCCGCGCAGCGTtgactactaggtacttggtagtaggtacctaggtaagtaatacttacttactattacctactaacctttacggagtacttgcaactacagtacttcagcaataagtacaagtacacctactgtgtgcaactacaaccaagtattaagtgtaccagtacggagcacatgtactgtggTTGTGTAGCTACCAGGCACTGACCCTGTGATGGAAATAGCAGCGTGAGCaatgcttgtacatgtacaccgtacCTATAGCCATGCTCCATTGTCGTACTGCAGATACGTAcccagtacttgtgcacaaCGTCACAGCTGCGAGGGGGGATGAGGGATTAGGCAGGGTACGTCATCCGACCCTACTTCATCCGCCTCCCAGCAATCCGGCATGGCCATCAGCAACCTCCTACTCCATGCATCCTTCCTATTCACCGCATCCATCCCCAGGTCAATAACTCATCAACGATTTGACACCATCCGGTTGAGAGACCAACATGGAGCCGCTCCAACAGCTCAGGCGTCGGTCGTCCGACCTCCTACACCACGTCCAACAGAGCCTTCCCTCGATGTCGCAGTTGCAAATGCCCGTCTTCCGTAGGCAATCGCAGTCGCAGGTGCAGTCACCGACCCAGGCCCACGTCCATTCCAGGCAGCCGTCCATGAAGGGCACGTGGGAGCGTGTAGACAtcccgccgctgccgcgcTCCTCGCACTCGCTCAACGTCATCTCCGGCTCCGCCTACATCTTTGGCGGCGAGATGGCGCCCGGCGAGCTGTGCAGCAATGACATGCACGTTGTCCGGCTACCCTTCagcagcgccggcgccgactactacgccatcgaggccaagggcgcCCCGCTagagcctcgccggccgctgcAGGAGCCGGAGGAGAGTCGGGGAGAGCGTCAGGACGAAGGCCGGGCGGCAGGCTTGGACGACGTGCCGTTGGAGGACAGCGTGCCGGACAAGGGCAAGGGACTGGCAGGTCCCGTGTCGCCGGGTCGTGACGACGTCCCGGCCCCTCGCACCGGCCATGCCACGGCCGTCATCGGCTCTCGCAtcttcgtcttcggcggccgtggcggtcCCGACATGAAGCCActcgaggaagccggccGCGTTTGGGTCTATGACACCAGGTCCAACACGTGGGCGTTCCTCGATCCCGTGCCGGCCGTCAAgggcggcgccatcgtccCCCATCCTGCCGCGAGGAGCGGTCATTGCGCGACCTCGACAGAGCATCCCCGGGAACTGATTCGGCCCGTTCCCCGGAAGCCCCAGAACTGGCGGCAGTGGGCGCTCGGGGACTCCTCCCGAACCGGAATTCCGCAAGCACCCATCGTCGGTAAggtcgccgaggatgccgttgACCAAGAATCCGACGGCTACGGCACCTTCCTCATCCATGCCGGATGCCTCGCCAACGGAGACGGTACCAACGACCTCTGGGCTTTTGACGTCCGCGCCCGCACCTGGGTCGAGCTTCCAGCAGCACCAGGCCCTACCCGTGGCGGTACGGCGATCTGCATCAGCAAGAGTCGACTCTTCCGCTTCGGTGGCTACGACGGCAACAATGAGGTTGGCGGCCAGCTCGACTTCCTCCACCTCGAGCTCGATACCTTTGACGACCGCACCACGAAGGGCGAAATCTCCATCCGAGCCCGCCCCGGAGGATGGCAGACCATTGACTCCAGCAAAGACGAGGATAAGGACAAGGACAggatcgtcgatgccggcaaggacaaggacacgGACACGGACAAGGTCGAGGTCAaggacgaggtcaaggacgaggtcaaggacgaggtcgaagaCGAGGTCAGGAACCCGTACATGGACACGGACACGGACAAGAACCCGGACACGGACACGGACACGGACACGGACAGGAACACGGACATGGACACGGACACGGACAAGGAGAGGGACACGGACAAGGAAACGGACACGGACAGGGACAGGGAaacggacgaggccgacgccgacgcttCGGCAGCCGAGATCCCCATCGTAACACGCCAGACCTGGCCTTCGCCGCGCAGCGTCGCATCTCTCGAGGCGCtcaccatcggcggcggccgcgagtACCTCGTCCTGTCCATGGGCGAGAGCGCCCcctccggcgccgccgacgctggcaTTGGTGGTACCTTCCTCAACGACGTCTGGGCCTTCCAAGTTCCGCCCATCGGCatgacgccggcgagccTGACGGATGCGATGCTGCAGGCCATCGGCAGGAAAACGGGCGAGGGTTCGTGGATCAAGGTAACCATGAAGCCGTTTGATGACGACAAAGGTGACAGCGAGCCAGCTCCGAGAGGCCGGCTAGCGAGTGCGCCGATGACAGATGTCGAGGAGGGTGGCATCGTCATCTGGGGCGGAATCGGAGATGGAAACCAGCGGATGGCCGATGGCTGGATCTTGCGCCTCGGCAGCTAGACTGGGCTGACGCTGCTCCGGCACGATCTTGGCCTGAGAAAGGGTGGCAAGGTCGATGAAGCAGAACAATTTTGGGAACGACGCGATCAAGGATGAAGACTTGTCTATACCTTTTGGCGttactatatttatttatgTACAGTGAAATCTGCGCTCGCGATTTCATGGCTTAGAACCAACCAGTTAAATCTCACAAGGCTGCACCTTCCCAGCCTCGGTGTCGAACAGTCTACAAGTCTGACCTCGTCTTCTCGGCGCCCCATGGCTCTTCCAACAGATTCGTCAGGCCCTTGCTGTTCTCACACGTCATGCGGCCGCTGAGAGGGCCGGGGGCGGGCACCTTGGCGGGTGTGGCCTGAACGGCACTGGCCGACGACTTCAGGGCATCGAGGAGCTTGACCACGGTTTCGGGCGTGAGGTCCTCGTAGTAGTCGTCGTTGATCTGGATCATGGGGGCGTTGACGCAGGCTCCGAGGCACTCGACCTCGATGAAGGTGAAGAGGCCATCGGGGGTGGTCTCGCCCTGCTTGATGCCGAGATGCGACGATATGGCCTTGACGATCACGTCGGAACCGCAGCCTCCTAGTTGACAGGGCGTCTACGAGCCCAGGTCAGCCCCTGTTTGCAAACACGTGGGAGAAAGCCAACTGCTTCgcttcgacctcgacggctgcACCAAGAGAgaaggaaggggagggggtggAAAGTCGTACCGTCGTGCAGGCCTGGACAAAGTACTTGCCCACTGGGTTGCGGTTGTACATGGTATAGAAGGAGGCGACCTCGTAGACGCGCATGGGAGGCATCTCAAGCCGTCGAGCAACCTCATTCATGACGCTGATGCTCGTGAAGCCGTGCTGGcgctggccgaggtcgaggaggggcATGACGGCGGCCTTCTTGTACTGGGGGGGATACCGCTTGAGAATCTCGGTGATGAGCGTCTCATTCTGCTGGTTGAATTTGAAGGGGATATCGGGGTTGTTGTCCGCAGTATTTCGGTGCTGAGGGCGAGGACGCATGTTAGCAAAATTTCCGGCATGACTTCCACTCGGGTAGCAGCGGGTACAGTCCCCCTGTGCTCCTTTCAAATAGATTTCATGCGTCTCCCCACCTCGATTGCGGCGCATTCACAGCGTGCATTCACACCGATGGGGATGGACAGGGCGGACGTACCACTTGGAGAGTGTCGCTTGGCCGGCGGACTGTGGTGGAGAGGGCACGCATCGGCGTGCGGGCGACGCGCGAAATCGTCCGCTGTGATGAGCGCGCAAGGAAAGGAGCCATAATGCTGGCCATTGTGGCGGTATCAAGGCGAATCAGTGGCGGGGGGGCCTAGGAGGTGAGAGGAGGTTTGAGGATGCGAAGCGTGTCGTGAAATGTGAGCAACGATGGTGGTTCCAGCTTCCAGAGCCAAGTTTGGAGCTGCTTGCAAAATGGCCAGTGCTGATTGGACTATCGGGTGAACTTCGGTTGAAACAAGTCTGTATGTACTGGACATCCGCAAATCAATTGAGTAATTCTGTAATAAGTActgagtactccgttcggTGTACATTATCTTGACATTCGATAGGTAcatggtacttgtacatgtcaCTGACAAGTTGCTCCAAGGgtcagcaagtacggagttgtatacagtcacttgacaaaagtgacgattcaggtTTGGTAGCGCAGCTCttacaaattgaatcgacatttttgccaccccactgttgaagtacttgcaagtactccgtacttacgtaAGTAGAGTCTGACGAGGAGTGAACAAAGCCGTATTACCTACCCGGTACTGAACCCAACATCATAAGAAACAACATCATGACGTCCTGACGGCCGCTGGCAAAGCTGTATGTAAAATCCAACTTCCTTCCATGTCTTCCTGTCTGTCTTTTACGTCTCAGTTTTCCCGCAAGTCGGATGCCTTCTTCTCCCGGGCGATACTTTTGGCGGGAAGCGTTTCCTGTTCTGCCTGGGATTCGACCTAGCTATGCTGGCAGTCATGTTGCCACCATGACTACATCCACACACACCCATCCATCGAGTGTTCATATCAAAGTGGAATCCTAGCAATTCCATCCTCCACTGTTCTCGGcaacgccatcgtcctcgctTCCTCTGCTCTCTCGTCGGTCACGAGCCATTCGATGGGCACCTCCACACCCCCTTCCTTACCCATCATCTGTTCCGCCACCGCAATTCcgcacctcgccgcccttggcATCCCGTGACCAGTGTATCCCGCACTGATCCAGAgcccgtcgtcaccgtcctcggcgccgctgaGGGAGCAGGGCACTCGGCCGACCCACGGCTGGTTGTCCCTCGAGTAGCCCATGATGCCGGTCCACTCGGACGatgcctcgagctcctccggATCCGACCCAGCTCCCGGTAGCAGCTTGACGGCGTGGTGGAGGCCTCGGCGGAGTGCCCTGCTGATGCGTGGGTTGATGGAGTCGTCCCGCGAGACGCCCTCCTCACCGCCCGGCGCAGCGAATCGCGCACCTCCAAGGATGAGTGGTCCGTAGTTCAAATCCGCATCCCCGTGAACCCCCTTGTCGCCACGGTCAACAAGGTAGTGATCGGAGCCACTGGCGAGCCATACGTGGCTGTGCGGGAGAAGTTCCGCCCCTTGCGGCGGCCGCAGCGCGCAGATTTGGCCCCTGACCGGCACGATGAGGCCTGTCATCCTCGGCAGTAGGAACGACGTGTAGCCGTTGCTCGCAAGGAGGACTTGGCGTGCGGCGAGCTGACCCCGCGGCGTGTGCACTATCCATGAGGCGCCCACTTTCTGTAGATGCGTCACTGGCGTGTTGGTCTGCAGGTTAAAGGCGAgctggccgccatcgtcgtccagTAGCCGCTCCAGCACCCAGGCGACAAGCTTGTACGGCCAGCACTTGGCCGCGTTGGGCTGGAAGACGGCCCCCAGGGCTTCGGGAACGCGGAGCCTGTCGGCGAGGTCACGCCTGTCGACGACAAGCGCTGCCTTGTCCCGCAGGTCCGGATGTCGCTTGAGGCGCTCAATTCGCGCTTTGGCTGcatcgaggagctgctggtTGAAGAATGCgtgcacgccgccgacgatttGCCAGTCGCAGGCGATGTCATgttcggcgacgaggtcccTGATGAGGTGGAAGGTCGCGAGCTCGAAGCGGGCGATGCTCGGGCTCGTGTTCCACACGCCAGGCTGACAGTGGCCGCCGTTCTGCCCCCCCAGCCAAAGTCGAGTTAGCAGGGCCCATCTGGATCGAGGGGCAATTTCATCACCACACGCAGTGGAGGTGAAAAGGATTGATGAACGGAAGTGCCAGACGTACCCTCCCTGTGGCTCCCCAGcacgcctccctcgcctccaACATCAGGACAGATCGGCCGCCGGCCACCAGCTCCCTCGCGGCAAAGGCGCCTGTGATGCCGCTCCCTACAACGACAACGTCTGCCGTCAGCGGCAGCTTCTCCGTCGTGCGGTGGCCCAGCAGCTTCTCCGACGGGTGACGGAGCCAGTAGGAACGCGTGCTGTTCGGCGACGGGAGCTCAGCCTGACCATCCTGCGTCGAGATGCCCGTcatgatgatggtgatgatgatgatggtgatgatgatgatgatgatgatgatgatgatgatgatgatgatagTTCGATATTCGTGTGTGTGTGCACATGTCAAGGGGGCTTGGATGCCGATGAAACGACAGCCATGAAATGCCGCACCGCCGTCGATTTCAAGTTGGGGAGTGAACAAGGGAGTACACGTTTTCGTAATCCGGCTGCGCGTCACGGGACGAAGGAAGACTACGAATATGCGTACGCATGGAGACAGTGGTGGTGGTAGCTGGTATCATACCGCTAGTatctacctacctagctaTTACATCAACCGCAGTACCCAACTCACTACCTCCTGCTATACAATGCCTACGAACCACGTTGTGTCGAACAGCTACGGCGACAGTCATCTAGGGCAGCGACCCCTCCGTCACGTCACCTCGTCCCTGGTCGTGCCCCGTCACAATGTACGCTTCCACTCCACTCGCGACGAAGAGCGCGGGGGTAATCGTCATAACATGTTCATCCCATTTCGTGCGTCGTAAGCATCATCAGCACAGATCAGATCGGCTACCCCGGCTGGGGTGCCTCCAAGATGCGTgtgcgccgacgagctcttCTACCAATATCATCCCATCCACCTTTCCTGCCACCCCCCAAGCCTTCACACGTACATGGTCCCAAGCCAGGGTGGGAAGGCGGTCCATCTGA of the Drechmeria coniospora strain ARSEF 6962 chromosome 01, whole genome shotgun sequence genome contains:
- a CDS encoding Vacuolar fusion protein CCZ1 like protein, translated to MQLAAMASTSAAAPSGGIVPARLGFLAIFNPSLGMTDETVDDQIVYYSSVTTQASKRRRSRTRPIESISQEERNERLRQIGLAQGMASFSRDFSNGASVDVIDTETSKVIMHELEAGWWILASIDLSKAPLPPRLPTKNDRRQEERFEHSTKEMKPAALLLRDLLRAHSQFLLHHDSSLGALFVRCRRAKFVALLGRYWDLFLSTWNVMLHGNPARSVFGGINLAASGELGVGVGEEDRGSGERDVLEGLPGRVEGLVDLVVSKFGTDLASEDPKQADKGQDQPWLGTGREPDAVDGAIFLGTGALSSKSLRDVTHWMEDLYTWGEHAYGVFQCPTSIRRNKARHVSHGSHDIKSKAAEPRTGTAAASSSPPPPKEAPAQSPPRKEAEDGKLDRMLNYMKLGYGSYWTIYGTGSAESSASEPTKVLAEQATAKSDEQSQAHPSKEPSARLPADESVGYYLIGLKGDIEERSRGDLEAAAAESNSEAESNSRTVLRTVHVELESDTATDRAEAGIAEGTAHSTGARAPSRATGSMLASYCSRDCSKTEKLRAVVYVNRPLIFALFFRLHTDSLAWDALYRSLHGQLAPLMKPLLASTKYRPEKPDASGSSNSIYNLVWDPLTLTLHSTIPNIPELVRSDCWSRADAVNTHLHLLSIHLATQSCPGDLERTQKTNRGWWLVWTRLLSRPEVRSNLPVIYEASASHSPSPSPSSDAGRSKRGGDDDGKGLPPVAKEVFLIRRASDHSSFRGSVDEGGGGGGGADAARRLAQGIGVDTRRYIEELLSFL
- a CDS encoding Nitrile-specifier protein 5, encoding MEPLQQLRRRSSDLLHHVQQSLPSMSQLQMPVFRRQSQSQVQSPTQAHVHSRQPSMKGTWERVDIPPLPRSSHSLNVISGSAYIFGGEMAPGELCSNDMHVVRLPFSSAGADYYAIEAKGAPLEPRRPLQEPEESRGERQDEGRAAGLDDVPLEDSVPDKGKGLAGPVSPGRDDVPAPRTGHATAVIGSRIFVFGGRGGPDMKPLEEAGRVWVYDTRSNTWAFLDPVPAVKGGAIVPHPAARSGHCATSTEHPRELIRPVPRKPQNWRQWALGDSSRTGIPQAPIVGKVAEDAVDQESDGYGTFLIHAGCLANGDGTNDLWAFDVRARTWVELPAAPGPTRGGTAICISKSRLFRFGGYDGNNEVGGQLDFLHLELDTFDDRTTKGEISIRARPGGWQTIDSSKDEDKDKDRIVDAGKDKDTDTDKVEVKDEVKDEVKDEVEDEVRNPYMDTDTDKNPDTDTDTDTDRNTDMDTDTDKERDTDKETDTDRDRETDEADADASAAEIPIVTRQTWPSPRSVASLEALTIGGGREYLVLSMGESAPSGAADAGIGGTFLNDVWAFQVPPIGMTPASLTDAMLQAIGRKTGEGSWIKVTMKPFDDDKGDSEPAPRGRLASAPMTDVEEGGIVIWGGIGDGNQRMADGWILRLGS
- a CDS encoding FAD dependent oxidoreductase, whose amino-acid sequence is MTGISTQDGQAELPSPNSTRSYWLRHPSEKLLGHRTTEKLPLTADVVVVGSGITGAFAARELVAGGRSVLMLEAREACWGATGRNGGHCQPGVWNTSPSIARFELATFHLIRDLVAEHDIACDWQIVGGVHAFFNQQLLDAAKARIERLKRHPDLRDKAALVVDRRDLADRLRVPEALGAVFQPNAAKCWPYKLVAWVLERLLDDDGGQLAFNLQTNTPVTHLQKVGASWIVHTPRGQLAARQVLLASNGYTSFLLPRMTGLIVPVRGQICALRPPQGAELLPHSHVWLASGSDHYLVDRGDKGVHGDADLNYGPLILGGARFAAPGGEEGVSRDDSINPRISRALRRGLHHAVKLLPGAGSDPEELEASSEWTGIMGYSRDNQPWVGRVPCSLSGAEDGDDGLWISAGYTGHGMPRAARCGIAVAEQMMGKEGGVEVPIEWLVTDERAEEARTMALPRTVEDGIARIPL
- a CDS encoding NADH-ubiquinone oxidoreductase 24 kDa subunit precursor; amino-acid sequence: MASIMAPFLARSSQRTISRVARTPMRALSTTVRRPSDTLQVHRNTADNNPDIPFKFNQQNETLITEILKRYPPQYKKAAVMPLLDLGQRQHGFTSISVMNEVARRLEMPPMRVYEVASFYTMYNRNPVGKYFVQACTTTPCQLGGCGSDVIVKAISSHLGIKQGETTPDGLFTFIEVECLGACVNAPMIQINDDYYEDLTPETVVKLLDALKSSASAVQATPAKVPAPGPLSGRMTCENSKGLTNLLEEPWGAEKTRSDL